Proteins encoded together in one Desulfosporosinus meridiei DSM 13257 window:
- a CDS encoding LuxR C-terminal-related transcriptional regulator, which translates to MANLLLKTKIHVPKPRPGLIGRKRLLERLDEGLLTGRPFALISAPAGYGKTTLVTNWLAGLDRAKAWLSLDELDNDPVRFFSYLIASLQTIDLKIGQETTRLLSGSGLLPVSAVAVTLLNEILAASQPFVLVLDDFQEIKNETIFQAVQTLLDHHPYGLHLVMITREDPALSLPRLRVRNQLTEIRLNDLRFDLAESMDFFTASAGVKLKDEEVAALEARTEGWIAGLQLAALSLRGLAAEQAGQFIKGFSGHHRYIIDFLMEEVIKRIDPRIQNFLTRTAVVDRFNAELGDVLTGESNAKTIIAQLEQANLFLIPLDSEGRWYRYHHLFAQFLRTELRKSEQICLQQQAAHWFADNGLGEEGIKYALAAGSYDLAGDLLRSQAAQVFQRGEMVTLLEWLNLLPAERVETNQEFVGYKAWSLFLLGKSEEAVHYLQRTEGIKQEDSDPLTAGRLLALRGWIANYREDPRTKEIALSAIEKLAGSDPFFLEIALLSLGHAQRKSDPMPESTATLYRAYDTARRAGHMFTGLGALLDITMNLVIQGERRESMKLCKLGLQEYADSQGKPLPMAELLYIPLGILQYEGNNLEEARDLLEQGIRASRRLGLNRILGGDAEQTLALIYWTLGEIQTAWDLLEEAKANTDAQAFPIIWDRYKAFEAHLLLKQGDLTGATSWLESSGLSSSDSITSFKEILYLVLARILFRIGRLEQALELLNNLRQFDLARGRKGRLVYVNVLSSVVLQAWGRQAEAISLMKEAADFAASEGYIRPFLGEGSEVRELLLAVQVAKPEFITPLLGYFSDQPKHSDPKPISSLPASVMIEALTQRELEVLRLVAEGLSNEEIATQLYISLGTVKWHVKNIFGKLGVGSRTQAAAQARRWGILR; encoded by the coding sequence TTGGCAAATCTATTGCTTAAAACCAAAATTCATGTGCCCAAACCCCGCCCGGGGTTAATTGGGCGGAAGAGGCTATTAGAGCGACTTGATGAAGGTCTTTTAACGGGCAGACCCTTTGCCTTGATCTCAGCCCCTGCGGGGTATGGAAAAACGACCTTGGTCACAAATTGGCTTGCGGGACTTGACCGGGCTAAAGCCTGGCTTTCCCTGGATGAACTGGACAATGACCCGGTGAGGTTTTTTTCTTATCTAATTGCCTCCTTGCAAACTATTGATTTGAAAATCGGACAAGAGACTACTCGGCTGTTGTCTGGATCGGGCCTGCTGCCGGTCTCCGCCGTGGCGGTTACCCTCCTCAATGAGATCCTGGCGGCTTCCCAGCCCTTTGTGCTTGTCTTGGATGATTTTCAGGAGATAAAGAACGAAACTATTTTCCAAGCGGTTCAGACTTTATTGGATCATCATCCCTACGGCTTGCATCTGGTAATGATAACCAGAGAAGACCCTGCACTCTCCCTGCCGCGTTTACGGGTACGCAACCAGCTGACCGAAATTCGTCTGAATGATCTGCGCTTTGATCTGGCGGAGTCCATGGACTTCTTCACAGCTTCTGCCGGTGTCAAGCTGAAAGATGAAGAAGTTGCAGCCCTTGAAGCTCGTACTGAAGGCTGGATTGCCGGCTTGCAACTGGCTGCGCTCTCCCTCAGGGGATTGGCTGCGGAACAGGCAGGCCAATTCATTAAGGGCTTTAGCGGTCATCACCGTTATATTATCGATTTTCTCATGGAAGAAGTTATTAAGCGTATTGATCCTCGTATACAGAACTTTCTCACCCGCACGGCAGTGGTGGATCGATTCAATGCGGAATTGGGAGATGTATTAACCGGTGAGAGTAACGCCAAAACCATCATTGCTCAGTTAGAACAGGCTAACTTGTTTCTGATTCCTTTGGACAGTGAAGGCCGCTGGTACAGGTATCATCACTTGTTTGCCCAGTTTCTCCGTACGGAGCTAAGGAAATCGGAACAAATCTGCCTTCAGCAGCAAGCGGCCCATTGGTTTGCCGACAATGGCCTAGGGGAAGAAGGCATCAAATATGCTCTGGCCGCTGGGAGTTACGATTTGGCCGGCGATTTACTAAGATCCCAAGCTGCTCAGGTATTTCAAAGGGGAGAAATGGTCACTCTTCTCGAATGGCTCAACTTGCTGCCGGCGGAACGGGTGGAGACTAATCAGGAATTTGTGGGTTACAAAGCATGGTCATTATTTCTACTAGGTAAAAGCGAAGAGGCAGTCCATTACTTACAAAGGACGGAAGGTATAAAACAGGAAGACAGTGACCCCCTGACGGCAGGAAGACTTCTGGCCCTGAGAGGTTGGATCGCTAATTACCGGGAAGACCCGCGGACCAAGGAAATTGCCTTATCGGCTATCGAGAAACTGGCTGGCTCAGACCCTTTTTTCCTGGAAATAGCGCTTCTGTCCCTAGGTCACGCCCAAAGGAAAAGTGACCCTATGCCGGAGTCCACCGCGACTCTGTACAGGGCTTATGACACTGCGCGCCGGGCCGGGCATATGTTTACCGGTCTGGGGGCTTTGCTGGATATCACTATGAATTTAGTGATTCAGGGTGAGCGCAGGGAGTCCATGAAACTGTGTAAGCTTGGTTTGCAGGAATATGCAGACAGTCAGGGCAAACCTTTGCCTATGGCAGAATTATTGTATATTCCCCTGGGAATTCTTCAGTACGAAGGCAACAACCTGGAGGAAGCCAGAGATTTGTTGGAACAGGGAATCAGGGCCAGCCGCCGCTTAGGCTTAAACAGAATATTGGGCGGTGATGCTGAACAGACCCTGGCCCTCATTTACTGGACTTTGGGGGAGATTCAGACTGCCTGGGATCTCCTGGAGGAAGCAAAGGCCAATACGGATGCCCAAGCTTTCCCGATTATTTGGGATAGATATAAGGCCTTTGAGGCACATCTATTATTAAAACAGGGAGATTTGACCGGGGCAACGAGCTGGCTGGAATCTTCAGGCTTAAGTTCGTCGGACAGCATCACCTCTTTTAAAGAAATACTCTATCTGGTTTTGGCCAGAATATTATTCAGAATAGGCCGCTTAGAGCAGGCCCTGGAGTTATTAAATAACCTCCGGCAGTTTGACCTGGCAAGAGGAAGAAAGGGCAGACTAGTTTATGTAAATGTTCTCTCCTCTGTAGTTTTACAGGCTTGGGGCCGCCAAGCGGAAGCAATCAGCTTGATGAAAGAAGCGGCAGACTTTGCGGCTTCGGAAGGATACATCCGTCCTTTTCTGGGGGAAGGATCAGAGGTCAGAGAACTATTGCTCGCTGTTCAGGTTGCCAAGCCGGAGTTCATTACCCCGCTCTTAGGGTATTTTAGCGATCAGCCCAAGCACTCAGACCCAAAGCCTATTTCCTCCTTACCTGCTTCGGTGATGATCGAGGCGTTGACCCAGCGTGAGTTGGAGGTTTTAAGGTTGGTGGCAGAGGGACTATCCAATGAAGAGATCGCCACCCAATTATATATCTCTCTGGGGACTGTGAAGTGGCATGTTAAAAACATCTTCGGCAAGCTGGGGGTGGGAAGCCGCACTCAGGCAGCAGCTCAGGCCCGGCGTTGGGGGATTTTAAGATAA
- a CDS encoding hybrid sensor histidine kinase/response regulator: MRKMLMALVAVSLGCFLLLFGLLQTTDKKALKAEPSQQGVLDLRDWDVTSDQVVPLNGQWEFYWNQLLKPGEEPASAVNFIQVPGFWRKTMEARNDNAKGAATYRLTIKLMPSSRVYGLKISNIRMASAIYVNGDKVGGSGQPALSPKDYQSENKPYNVFFSVQGDRAEIMIHAADFENTQGGIPYSIYFGSAQGIHSLTTHTTLLNVSLIVSLLMLGCYQLGVFIIRREEKGLLYFGLSCIMIAWSFASNGDRILIEHFNLPTEVYYKIQAVSLYSSLIPMALFIKTMCQELIPRWFIKSIIYVMGAYSGLVLITPFQWYSNFNLFFSCFQIAAYIISIGLLVYSFWRGRYGEFNKKSMGLFILALGCYLLCLIDYALYLSSVVPDYKIGYYAILSFCFLVSFIMSYQFSEAYKTIESMAAELQQADKQKDEFLLQTSHEFQTPLHGIINLSHSMLETQEKLSPDHMQNLTLIRDTSRRLSALVHDILDLDKINRNELTVHPAPVDVRVTVSLVFDLLKHLTLAKKIRLVNAVPEDLPLVYADENRLKQIIHNLVGNAMKFTDDGRIALSAQVLENRVKIMVEDTGVGIDSSEWETVFQRFQQAHSPYEYGGTGLGLFICRRLLQMMNGEIYIDWSEPERGTRVAFTLPMAAAGSDHAPAALRPLGQFELDELRGMAELPQGGGPGQFTLLAVDDDPANLQVIARLFANDPYNVLWATKGRDALDLLKNRPDIDLVLLDAMMPRMSGYEVCREIRQQFSLFELPVILLTVRHSPGDIAAGFKAGANDFIIKPFDSLEVKARTETLLHLKRSVKAALKAEMDFLQSQIKPHFLFNALNAIINLCRTDGLRAEKLMTHLSYYLRRCFDPRTDSFLLLENELLLVEAYVEIEKARFGDRLTVLYDVDPNALQKKILPLTIQPLVENAIRHGVMKQEEGGTVRLTIRLEGDMVQVEVWDNGIGISPQQLETLRHRDSSSAQRQGVGLVNIRRRLLHFCTEELKVTSQEGEGTRVQFRFQG; this comes from the coding sequence ATGAGAAAAATGCTGATGGCGCTTGTTGCAGTGAGTCTTGGCTGCTTTCTTTTGCTTTTTGGGCTCTTGCAAACCACGGATAAAAAAGCCCTCAAAGCGGAGCCGTCTCAGCAGGGCGTTCTGGATTTGAGGGATTGGGATGTTACCTCAGATCAGGTTGTTCCCCTGAACGGACAATGGGAATTTTACTGGAATCAGCTGCTGAAACCGGGAGAAGAACCTGCTTCAGCAGTAAATTTTATTCAAGTCCCCGGTTTCTGGCGAAAAACTATGGAAGCCAGGAATGACAATGCCAAAGGAGCCGCAACCTATCGCCTGACGATAAAACTTATGCCTTCGTCCAGGGTGTATGGGCTGAAAATTTCTAACATCCGGATGGCCAGCGCCATCTATGTGAATGGAGACAAGGTGGGGGGGAGCGGTCAGCCCGCCTTATCCCCAAAAGACTATCAAAGCGAGAATAAACCCTATAATGTCTTTTTTTCGGTGCAGGGAGATAGGGCGGAAATTATGATTCATGCCGCCGACTTTGAAAATACCCAGGGGGGAATTCCCTATAGTATTTATTTCGGAAGCGCTCAAGGCATTCATTCTTTAACCACCCATACGACCCTGCTCAATGTGAGTTTAATTGTATCTTTGCTGATGCTGGGGTGTTATCAGCTGGGTGTATTTATTATCCGCAGAGAGGAAAAAGGACTGCTCTATTTTGGCTTAAGCTGTATTATGATCGCCTGGTCTTTTGCCAGCAACGGGGACAGGATTCTGATTGAACATTTTAACTTGCCTACGGAAGTCTATTATAAGATCCAGGCCGTTTCCTTATACTCCTCCCTGATTCCCATGGCCCTGTTCATCAAAACCATGTGCCAAGAGCTGATCCCCCGTTGGTTTATTAAAAGCATCATTTATGTCATGGGTGCGTACAGTGGTTTAGTCCTGATCACCCCCTTCCAGTGGTATTCCAACTTCAACTTGTTCTTCAGCTGCTTTCAAATTGCGGCTTACATCATTAGCATAGGGCTGTTGGTCTATTCCTTTTGGCGGGGCAGGTACGGTGAATTCAATAAGAAAAGTATGGGGCTCTTTATCCTGGCCTTAGGCTGTTATCTTCTTTGCTTAATCGATTATGCCCTCTATCTGAGCAGTGTAGTTCCCGACTATAAAATAGGATATTATGCCATTTTGAGCTTCTGTTTTCTGGTTTCATTCATTATGTCCTACCAATTTTCAGAAGCTTATAAGACGATAGAAAGTATGGCGGCAGAGCTTCAGCAGGCTGACAAGCAGAAAGACGAGTTTTTGCTCCAGACCTCCCATGAGTTTCAAACGCCGCTGCATGGGATCATTAATTTGTCTCACTCCATGCTGGAGACTCAAGAAAAACTGAGCCCAGACCATATGCAGAATCTGACCTTGATCAGGGACACTTCCAGAAGGCTGTCAGCCTTGGTCCATGATATTCTGGACTTGGATAAGATTAATCGCAATGAGCTAACCGTTCATCCGGCACCGGTGGATGTCCGGGTGACCGTCTCCCTCGTCTTTGATTTGCTGAAGCATTTGACCCTGGCAAAAAAGATCAGGCTGGTCAATGCCGTGCCTGAGGATTTGCCTCTCGTCTACGCTGATGAGAACCGGCTGAAACAGATCATTCATAACCTGGTGGGCAATGCCATGAAGTTTACTGATGATGGTAGGATTGCGCTTTCCGCTCAGGTCCTGGAGAACCGGGTAAAAATCATGGTCGAGGATACGGGAGTGGGAATTGACTCATCCGAGTGGGAGACGGTTTTTCAGCGTTTCCAACAGGCTCACTCCCCCTACGAGTATGGCGGGACCGGCTTAGGGCTTTTCATTTGCCGGAGATTGCTACAGATGATGAACGGAGAGATTTATATCGATTGGTCCGAGCCGGAGCGGGGAACCCGGGTGGCGTTTACACTGCCGATGGCGGCGGCAGGTTCCGACCATGCCCCGGCCGCCCTCCGGCCCCTGGGTCAATTCGAACTGGATGAACTGCGGGGGATGGCGGAGCTGCCCCAGGGAGGCGGCCCGGGCCAATTTACCCTGCTGGCCGTTGATGACGATCCGGCTAATTTGCAGGTCATAGCCCGCTTATTCGCCAATGATCCGTATAATGTACTTTGGGCGACAAAGGGACGGGACGCCTTGGATCTGTTGAAAAACCGTCCGGATATCGATTTGGTCCTGCTGGATGCGATGATGCCCAGAATGTCGGGCTATGAGGTCTGCCGGGAGATCAGGCAGCAGTTTTCCCTGTTTGAATTGCCGGTTATCTTATTGACAGTCCGGCATTCTCCCGGGGATATCGCAGCAGGTTTTAAGGCCGGAGCGAATGATTTTATTATCAAGCCCTTTGACTCTTTGGAGGTAAAGGCCAGAACCGAAACCCTCCTGCACTTGAAGCGGTCGGTAAAAGCCGCTTTAAAGGCTGAAATGGATTTTCTCCAATCACAAATCAAGCCTCACTTTTTGTTTAATGCTTTAAATGCCATTATTAACTTATGCCGGACAGATGGGCTGCGGGCGGAGAAACTGATGACCCATTTGAGCTATTACTTAAGACGCTGCTTTGATCCCCGGACGGATAGCTTCTTGCTTTTAGAGAACGAACTCCTGCTGGTGGAAGCCTATGTAGAAATTGAAAAGGCCAGATTTGGAGACCGCCTCACGGTTTTGTACGATGTAGATCCCAATGCTTTGCAGAAGAAGATCCTGCCCCTGACCATCCAGCCTTTAGTGGAGAATGCCATCCGCCATGGGGTGATGAAGCAGGAGGAAGGAGGAACCGTTCGCCTGACTATTCGCTTGGAAGGAGATATGGTCCAGGTTGAGGTATGGGACAATGGAATCGGAATCAGTCCCCAGCAATTAGAGACTTTGCGGCACAGGGATAGTTCCTCTGCCCAGAGACAGGGAGTGGGTCTGGTCAATATCCGGCGCAGGTTGCTGCACTTCTGCACAGAAGAATTGAAGGTGACCAGTCAGGAAGGTGAAGGCACCAGAGTGCAGTTTCGCTTTCAAGGATGA
- a CDS encoding GNAT family N-acetyltransferase translates to MIKIRNEEETDYERVEEITRKSFWNLYIPGCNEHYLVHVMRSHKDFLAELDLVIEVDNQIIGNIMYTKTKLIDESGEEKDILTFGPVCILPEYQRKGYGKKLMEYSFEQAAALDYDVIVIFGNPNNYVSCGFKSCKKYNVCLENGTYPAAMMVKELKPDVLDGRKWVYYQSPVFEIDEQEARRFDESLESLEKKYQPSQEEFFIHSHSIIQ, encoded by the coding sequence ATGATTAAGATTAGGAATGAAGAAGAAACAGATTATGAGAGAGTAGAAGAAATCACAAGGAAATCTTTTTGGAATTTATATATTCCGGGGTGCAATGAACATTATTTGGTTCATGTTATGCGATCTCACAAAGACTTTCTGGCGGAGTTGGATCTGGTGATTGAAGTTGATAATCAGATCATCGGGAATATCATGTATACGAAAACAAAACTAATTGATGAGTCTGGGGAAGAAAAAGACATCCTTACTTTCGGTCCAGTTTGCATTTTGCCAGAATATCAGAGAAAAGGGTATGGAAAAAAACTAATGGAGTATTCCTTTGAACAGGCGGCTGCACTTGATTATGATGTGATTGTGATATTTGGAAATCCGAATAATTATGTAAGCTGTGGTTTTAAGAGTTGCAAAAAGTACAATGTCTGTCTTGAAAATGGGACATATCCCGCGGCAATGATGGTAAAAGAACTCAAACCGGATGTCTTGGACGGAAGAAAATGGGTTTACTATCAAAGTCCTGTATTTGAGATAGATGAACAAGAAGCAAGGCGCTTTGACGAGAGTTTGGAAAGCCTGGAGAAAAAATACCAGCCAAGTCAGGAAGAGTTCTTTATTCACAGTCATTCTATTATACAGTGA